The genomic region CCTGGAAGTGACCCACGCCGGCACGCCGTTGATCTGGACCGGGGTGTTGCAGGAAATCACTCAGGGCCAGGTGCTGAGTTTTTCCCTGGCCTTGCTGGTCGTCACGCTGATGATGATGTACTGGCTCAAATCGGTGCGCCTCGGGGTGCTCGGCATGCTGACCTTGCTGACCACCTCGGTGACGGTCTACGGCTTCATGTTCCTGTTCGGCATCGAGCTGAACATCGGCACGACGCTGGTGACGTTCCTGGTGGTCGGTGTGGTCGATTACGCAGTGCACCTGCTGTCGCGCATCAAGTTGCTGGTGCAGCAGGGCATTGAGATCGACGCGGCTATTTTGCAGGCGATGCACAGCGTCGGTCGTTCGACGGTGATCAACGTGGTGATCTTCTCTGTCGGCTTCATGGCGCTGCTGTTTTCCGACTTCAAGCCGATTGTCGATCTCGGTGCACTGGTGGCGATGGCGCTGTTTTCCAGCGGGGTCATGACCATTGTCCTGGTGACGCTGGTGTCACCGTGGTTCTTTGCGGCGATTGCGCCGGTGCATGCGCCGGTTCCAGCACTGCATACAGAGGGAGAGACGGTGCCGGGCTGATTCGCCAACGACCGGGCGCGCCTGCCCTGAGGCGGCAGGCGAGCTTGGTCATGCGGCGCAGCAGGGTTTTCAGTTCAGAGTAGTGCCCGGGTTTTTTTCGCCATAACGGGCGATGCGTTCGAACTGACATTCCTGGCGGGCGTCGTTGAGGTTGTGTTCAAACGCCTCGAGGCCATCATGCAATTGCTGCAAATCGCCGATCTGGGTCACCAGTTCGGCTTTTTTTTCGGCGATGGCTCGTTGCGCCATGTCCCACGGGAATTCGTCGCCGCGGTAGTTGTTGAGGATCACCTGCAGCTCTTTGAGCTTGAAGCCCAGTTGCTGGGCGCACTTGATGAACGTCAACACCTCGACACTTTGCTGGCTGTAGATGCGGTATTTGCCTTCACGCTTGGGCTCGGGCAACAGGCCGATTTCTTCGTAATGGCGAATGCTTTTGACAGTGGTGCCCGACAGCTGGGCGGCTTTGCCGATATACATAAAGGTCCGTCTCGATGGTCAAACATAGCGTAGCGCGATCGGGCGTCATGCCGGATCGGCGGCGATTATATGTCCAATACCATCTGAAAATTGCAACTGCGCGTAAATGACGTGCACAGGCGACGGACGGGCTCGTGAAGGGAACCCGAAGAGGCACTGACGGCGGCAGGTGCGCCGTCAGTTGAGGCGGCTGGAAAACCTTAGACGGCGGCGGTCACGCGCGCCTTTTCCAGCCAGGCATCGCGCTGGTTTGGCTTGGAGCCAAGGATCGGCCCGAAGGTCAGCGTCTTCAGTGGCTTGATGCCGCAGAATTCCAGCGTGGTCTTGCGCATCTGATTCAGCCCCGGCATGCCATAGATCCATTTGTAGTACCAGTACGGCGTGTCCATGGTCACCAGCAAATGCGCGGTGCGGCCCTTGAGCAGCTTGTCGGGGAAGGCTTTGCCTTCGCGGTATTTGAAAGCGAAACCCGGCAGGAAAATCCGGTCGACGAAGCCTTTCAACAGTGCCGGAATCCCGCCCCACCAGATCGGATAGACGAATGTCAGGTGCTCGGCCCAGGTGATATCGGCCTGCGCTTGCAGCAGGTCCGGCTCCAGTGGCTGCACCTTGTTGTAGCCTTCGTGCAGGACCGGGTCGAACTCCAGTGCATCCAGACGCAACAGCCGCACCTCATGCCCGGCGTCCTTGGCGGCCTGAACGTAAGTCTCACTCAATGCCCCGCAAAAGCTGTCGGTGGAGGGGTGACCCAGAATCACGAGCATTCGTTTGCTCATTGTGTGTACTCCTGAAATGAAGCGCACAGGATAGAGTCTGCCCCTAGCGGTAGAGTCAAGGCACCAGCGCATCAAACAAGGCCCGGGCGTAACCGGGCAGGTGGTCGAAGTCGCGTGCGCACAGTTGCAAGGTGCGATGCGCCCAGACTTCGTCCAGCGGCCGGCACGTTACCGAGTGCACTGCCGCCCAGCGCTCGATGGCCACCTTGGGCACGATGGCCAGCCCCGCACCTCGCGCCACCATGCGCATGACGCCCTCGAAGCCATCGGCGCGGATCCGGATCGACATGCGCTGGCCGATGTGCAGCGCTTGTTCCTCCAGGTGAATCGCCAGCGCGCTGTGGCTGCCAAGCGCGACATAGTCGTGCGCCAGGGTTTCACCAAACGTCAGTGACGGCCGACTCGCCAGAGCATGGTCAGGGGGCAGGATCAGTACCAATGGATCGTCGCGAAAGGGCCGGGTTTGCAGGCCATGGGTGTCGACCGCATCGGAGACAATCCCGAGGTCCGCCGCGCCTTGGCGCAAGGCGTGGGTGATGCGCGCGCTGGGCAGTTCCTGCAAGTCGATGTCGAGATTGGGATGATCGCGCAGGAAGTCCGCGAGTACTTCCGGCAGGTATTCGGTGATCGCGGTCGTGTTGCACAGCAAGCGCACCTGACCTTTGACGCCTTGGGCATAGTCGGCCAGATCCTGCTGCAGGCGTTCGGCTTGTTGCAGAAGGATGCGCGCATGCTGGGCGAGGGCTTTGCCGGCCGGTGTCGGCGTGACGCCACGGCGCCCGCGCTCGAGAAAATCGACGCCAAGCGAGGCTTCCATGGCGCGGATTCTGGCGCTGGCAGCGGCCAGGGATAAATGGCTGCGGGCGGCGCCGGCGGTGATGTTGCCGGTGTCGAGGATGTGCAGGTAGAGGCGCAGGTCGGTGAGGTCGAATTGCATGATTGGCAGCCTCTGGTTTTTGTGGTGTCTGGGCTGGCCCTTTCGCGAGCAGGCTCGCTCCCACAGGGGATTTGGTACGACACCCATCCAATGTGGGAGCGAGCCTGCTCGCGAATGGGCCAGAAGCCTCAATGGAAAAATCAGCCTCTTGCTAAAAGAGAGGCAGCCTCAGTATATGGCAGATTTTCAGCCAACTCCGACTGGCGCACAGTAGCGCCATGAACACGCTCACAGATTTCTACCAGCACCTCGGCCTGGCCCTGTCCCTGCTGGTCATCATGACCTTCATCCTCGCCGGTCTGATCAAAGGCGTCATCGGCCTCGGCCTGCCCACCGTCGCCATGGGCTTGCTCGGTCTGGCTATGGCGCCGTCGCAGGCAGCCGCGTTGCTGATCATCCCGGCAACCCTGACCAATGTCTGGCAACTCGCCTTTGGTGGTCACCTCAAAGGACTGATCAAGCGCCTGTGGCCAATGCTGCTGATGATCTTCCTCGGCACCGCTATCGGCACGTTGTCGATCGGCATGACGGGCGGGCATTGGGTGGTGCGCGGGTTGGGCGCGGCGCTGTTGCTTTATGCGTTGAGCGGTTTGTTTCTGCCAACGCTGAGCGTCAATCCACGCCATGAAGGTTGGCTGGGGCCGGCGTGCGGTTTGATCACCGGTGTCATCACCTCGGCCACCGGCGTGTTTGTGATTCCGGCGGTGCCGTACCTGCAAGCGCTGGGCTTGAATCGCGATCAACTGGTGCAGGCGCTGGGCCTGTCTTTCACCGTTTCGACGTTGGCGCTGGCCGCTGGATTGCTCTGGCGTGGCGCCCTCGGTGGCGGCGAACTGAGTGCTTCGCTGCTGGCGCTGATCCCGGCCATTCTCGGTATGTTGCTGGGCCAATGGCTGCGCGAACGGATCAGCGCCGTGTTGTTCAAACGGGTGTTCTTTGTCGGTATGGGCGCGCTCGGCGCGCACTTGTTGATCAGCGGTTAGCCGAGGCTTCGCTGAGCATTTCGATCTGGCGGATATCGAAATCGCGCTCCAGATAGTCCATGCGCTGTTCAAAGAAAGCCTTCATGTGCGGCAAATTCGAATGCACGTCCAGGTGCGCCTGGGAGGCCCAGATCTCGTAGAAGATAAACAGCGTCGGATCTTCCTTATCACGCAGCATGTGGTACTCGATGCAACCTGGCTCGGCGCGGCTCGGTTCGACGTAGGCGCGAAACAGCGCTTCGAAAGCCTCGGACTGTTCCGGTCGGGTCTTGGCGTGCAGGATAAAACCCAAGCGTTCACTCATCACAACGACTCCTCACATTCAGAATGCTGCGGATGTTATTGCAACAATCGGCGATGGATTCGTGCTTTTTGATCAAATGTATTTTGCGCAATCGGGCCTTATTCCGCGCGAGGCGGATCGTTAATCTGCCGCCATTCCAGTTTCCCTTCTCCATCCAGCCCAATGGCTGCGCCGAGGCTTTCTCATGAAAAAAGTGCTGTTGCTCAATGGCGGTAAAAAATTCGCTCACTCCGACGGTCGCTACAACACCACCCTGCACGAAGCGGCGTTAAGCGTGCTCGATCGCGGCGGTGTCGACGTCAAGACCACCTTCATCGACGAGGGCTATGACGTCGCTGAAGAAGTGGCCAAATTTCTCTGGGCCGACGTGATCATTTATCAGATGCCCGGCTGGTGTATGGGCGCGCCGTGGACGGTGAAAAAGTACCTCGACGAAGTCTTCACCGAAGGCCACGGCAGCCTCTACGCCAGCGATGGCCGCACTCGTTCCGATGCTTCGCAGAAGTACGGCAGCGGTGGCCTGATTCAGGGTAAGCAATACATGCTGTCGCTGACCTGGAACGCACCGCAGCAGGCCTTCGATGACCCGACTGATTTCTTTGAGGCCAAAGGTGTTGATGCGGTGTACTTCCCGTTTCACAAGGCCAACGAGTTTCTCGGTATGACCGGGTTGCCGACGTTCCTCTGTGTCGACGTGATGAAACGGCCGAACATCGAGGCAGATGTGGCGCGTTATGAGCAGCATTTGACCGAGGTGTTTGGCCTCAAGGCTTGAGTGTTTCAAGCTACTATCGGTGGTAACAGCAAAAGATCGCAGCCTTCGGCAGCTCCTACAGGAACCCATTTCCATGTAGGAGCTGCCGAAGGCTGCGATCTTGGCGATCTCAAAGAGGACACCCGTGAAAGCCAGATCCGATGAGTTGCAGATTTTCGTCTGCGTGATCGAGTGCGGTTCGATCTCCGCCGCCGCCGAGCAGGTCGGGCAAACGCCTTCGGCGGTTAGCCGCACGTTGTCGAAGCTGGAAGCCAAGCTCGACACCACGCTGATCAACCGCACCACGCGGCGCATGGACCTGACCGAGGAGGGCAAGTATTTCTTCGAGCAAGCCAAGCTTATTCTCGATCAGATGGAGCAACTCGAAGAACGCCTGTCTTCGCGCCAGCAAACACCGTCCGGTCGCTTGCGAATCAACGCCGCATCACCGTTCATGCTCCATGCGGTGGTCCCGTACATCGACGAATTCCGTCGGCTCTATCCGGACATCCAGCTCGAACTCAACAGCAATGACCTGATCATTGACCTGCTGGAACAAAGCACCGACGTCGCCATCCGTATCGGCACCCTCGCTGACTCGACGCTGCACGCGCGCTCGCTCGGCTGCAGCCCGCTGCTGATCGTCGCCAGCCCCGCCTACCTGGAAAAACATGGCGCCCCGCAGCAAGTGGCCGATCTGAGCGAACACACCTTGCTCGGCTTCACCCAGAATGAAGGTCTCAACCAATGGCCGCTGCGCTATGTGCACGGCGACCGCTGGCCGATCACCCCGGCCATCAGCGCCTCCAGCGGCGAGACCGTGCGCCATCTGGCGCTGGAAGGGCAGGGCATCGCTTGCCTGTCGCACTTCATGACCATTGACGACATTCGTGCCGGGCGCCTGAAGGTCCTGCTCGGCGAATTCAACAGCGGTTATCGCCAGCCGATCAACGCCGTGTACTACCGTAACTCGCAACTGGCGCTGCGCATTCAGTGCTTCCTCGACTTTATCCAGAGCAAACTCGCTGCTTACGCCAGCGCCGATTTCAAGGGCTGATTCGTGACCTCTGCGCAAGAGTGAATTGGGCGAGGGCGGGTTTTTCCCTCCGACCCACAGGTCGATACTCGTCCCATCACTTACTCACGCAGGGAATTACTCCATGAACGTATTCGTCACCGGCGCTGCCGGTTTTATCGGCGGCTCGATCGCTACCGGTCTGGTCAAGGCCGGGCACAAAGTCACAGGCCTGGTGCGCAGCGCCGAACAGGCTGAAGAGCTGAAAGCCATCGGGATTACCCCGGTCATCGGCACTCTCGACGACAAGGCACTGCTCGCCGAACAGGCTCGCGCTGCCGACGCAGTGATCAACGCCGCCAGCAGTGACCATCGCGGTGCAGTCGAAGCCTTGCTCGACGCGTTGCGCGGCTCCAACAAAGTATTCCTGCACACCAGCGGTTCGAGCATCGTCGGTGATGCCTCGGGCGGTAAATCCAGCGATGTCATCTACTACGAGGACAATCTGCCGGAGCCGACCGTCGACAAGGCCGCCCGCGTGGCCATCGACAACCTGATCCTCGCGGCGGCGAAGGACGGCGTGAATTCCGCCGTTATCTGCAACACGCTGATCTACGGCCACAGCCTGGGCGTCAATCGCGACAGCGTGCAATTGCCACGACTGCTCAAGCAAGCACGCAAAAGCGGCGTGGTGCGCCACGTCGGTACCGGCCAGAACATCTGGTCCAACGTGCACATCGAAGACGTCGTCGCCCTCTACCTGCTGGCGCTGACCAAGAACGTACCGGGTACTTTCTACTTCGTCGAAAGCGGTGAAGCGTCGTTCATCGACATGACAACCGCCATGGCCGAAGCCCTCAATCTGGGCCAACCACAAGACTGGCCACTGAAAGACGCCGAAGCGGAATGGGGCTACGAAATGGCCAACTACGGCCTCGGCTCCAACAGCCGAGTGCGCGGCAAACACGCCCGCGAACTGCTGGGCTGGGTGCCGAAGCGCACGTCGGTGGTTGAATGGATTCGTAACGAAATGGTGTGATTGCCGTCTGGGCCGCGCTGGGCTTTGTGATCACCCTTTAGAACGGCTGCCATCGGGCAGCCGTTTTCGTTTCGGGCTTTGCGCTTGTGTCACGCCAGACCTATGGTGCTCTGAACATTGCCAGTTCAGCAGGTACAAGGATGATTGACCGTTATGACGCAGAAGGGGCGCAAAGCAGCTTTCAGCCCGGCTCGAATGAGCAAGTGCTGAGCAATAAACTGGGAATTATCGAACCCGAAGACATGGATGATGCAGAGCTGTTTTTGTTGGAAAAACTCTACCAATCTGTGCTCATCGAGCATTTGCCTGATCGATCAATCACTGTTCAGGATCTGAAGGATTGGCATCGACACTGGCTCGGGAACATCTATCCATGGGCGGGCGATGTCCGTGCGGTAAATTTGGGCAAGGATGGATTTTTCTTCGCTGCTGCGCCGCAGATTCCTCGATTGCTCGATGGATTTGAAAAGGACTGCCTGTCCAAATACACGCCATGTGGTCCCGATTTGGATGAGAACCTGATTCGCGCCATCGCTGTAACGCACGTCGAGTTCATCCTGATTCATCCCTTTCGTGAAGGTAACGGACGCTTGTCGCGATTACTGGCGGATGTCATGGCCGTACAGGCGGGCTACGTGCCGCTGGACTACAGCAGTTGGGAGCGAAACAAAGAGGCTTATTTTGCAGCCATCAACCAAGGGCTGAACTGCAACTACGAACCCATGGAGTATTGGGTCCGGCAGGCATTATGGACTTGAGGCGGGGCTACTTGGCCAAGGACAAGTGCAGGAACTTACTGGACCTGAGTTTGAGTTTGCGCTCAATGGTCTCCACGCTTTGACCCGTCTCGATGGCTGTCGAGCTGGCGATTGCGCGGATCAACGTTTCGGTTGTCAGTTTTTTTTTGGTGCGAGGCGTGGGGCTCATGGCAGGGACTCCGCGGAGGTTGTCAGGCGAGTATAGCGTTTGGCTGGATTTGAAAAATATAAGGTATGGCTGGACACCGAACCGGTGGGAGCTGGCTTGCCAGCGATAGCGGTCGGCCAGTCAGCATCTAAATTGAATGTGCAGCCATCATCGCTGGCAAGCCAGCTCCCACAGTTTTTGCACATTCTGTCTGACAGTGCGCGATCAAAACTGTGGGAGCGAGCCTGCTCGCGAAAGCGGTTTTTCAGTCGATAGAGATGTTGAATGTGAAGCCGCCTTCGCGAGCAGGCTCGCTCCCACATTGGTTTCTCGTTCACCGAAAAGCCATGTAAATCCCGCCCTACGATTTTCATTAATCACGACAAGACATATCCATTAGCGACACGTCTTGCCTCTCCACGAAAATTACTTTCATGCGGTTTGAAATCTCGATCTCGAAATGATTTATGAGTTTCACAACCCATTCGAACGTGACCCTTTCGAGGAGTACCGCATGACGCCTTCCTTCGGCTATTGGCTGCTGGTGTATGCCGCCGTTGCCATCATCGCGCTGATCGTGTTGATCGCCCGTTACCGGCTCAACCCGTTCATCGTCATCACCCTGATTTCCATTGGTCTTGCGCTGGTCGCGGGGATGCCGCCGTCGGGTGTGGTGGGGGCGTATGAGGCCGGGGTGGGCAAGACGCTGGGGCATATTGCGCTGGTGGTCGCGCTGGGGACGATGCTCGGCAAGATGATGGCCGAGTCCGGTGGTGCCGAGCAGATGGCGCGCACGCTGATCGATAAATTCGGCGAGAAGAACGCGCACTGGGCGATGGTCTGCATCGCCTTTCTGGTCGGGCTGCCGCTGTTCTTCGAGGTCGGTTTTGTGTTGCTGGTGCCGATTGCATTCACTGTGGCGCGGCGCGTTGGCGTGTCGATTCTGATGGTCGGTTTGCCGATGGTTGCCGGCCTCTCAGTGGTGCATGCGCTGGTGCCGCCACACCCGGCGGCGATGCTCGCGGTGCAGGCGTATCAGGCGTCGGTCGGGCAGACCTTGCTGTATGCGATCGCCATCGGCATTCCCACCGCGATCATTGCCGGGCCGCTGTACGCCAAATTCATCGTGCCGCGCATTCAGCTGCCGGCGGATAACCCGCTGGAAAAACAATTCCTCGACCGCGAACCGCGCGACAAACTACCGGGTTTCGGCATCACCATGGCGACCATTCTGTTGCCGGTGGTGTTGATGCTGATCGGTGGCTGGGCCAACCTGATTTCCACGCCGGGCAGCGGCTTCAACCAGTTCCTGTTGTTCATCGGCAACTCGGTGATTGCCTTGCTGCTGGCGACCTTGTTGAGTTTCTGGACACTGGGTATTGCTCAGGGTTTCAACCGCGAATCGATCCTCAAATTCACCAACGAATGCCTGGCGCCGACCGCCAGTATCACCCTGCTGGTGGGCGCTGGCGGTGGCTTGAACCGGATTCTGGTCGACGCTGGCGTCACCGATCAGATCGTCGGCCTCGCTCATGAATTTCACCTGTCGCCGCTGATCATGGGCTGGCTCTTCGCTGCGTTGATGCGCATCGCCACGGGTTCGGCGACCGTGGCCATGACCACCGCGTCCGGCGTGGTCGCGCCAGTGGCCATTGGTCTGGGTTATCCACACCCTGAACTGTTGGTGCTGGCGACCGGTGCTGGCTCGGTTATCTTTTCCCACGTCAACGACGGCGGCTTCTGGTTGATCAAGGAATACTTCAACATGACGGTCGCGCAGACGTTCAAGACCTGGACCGTGCTCGAGACGCTGATCTCGATAGTCGCGTTCGGCCTGACCGTCGGCCTTTCTTACCTGCTGTAACCGGAGCCCGCCGCCCATGGACATCCTCTACCAGATCCGCGCCCGTCAGGATTCCTTCAGCGCCGGTGAAGGCCGCATCGCCCGGCTGATGCTCGATGACGTTGGTTTCGCCGCCAGCGCCAGCCTCGAAGACCTCGCGCAACGCGCCGAAGTCAGCACCGCTACGCTGTCGCGTTTTGCCCGCACGGTCGGCTGTCGCGACCTGCGTGATCTGCGCCTGCAACTGGCTCAGGCCAGCGGCGTCGGCAGCCGTTTTCTCGACCCAGCGGGCACGCCTGAACAGTCGGCGTTCTATGGGCAGATTGTCGGCGACATCGAAACCACGCTGCGCCAGCATCTGGCCGGATTCGACGAGTCACGCTTTGCCGATGCGGTGAAGATGCTCGGCCAGGCACGAATGATTCACGCCTTCGGCCTGGGCGGTTGCTCGACCCTGTGTAGCGACGAATTGCAGGTTCGGCTGGTGCGCCTCGGCTACCCGATTGCCGTGTGCCATGACGCGGTGATGATGCGCGTCACCGCCGCCAGCCTGAACGCCGAGCAAGTGCTCATCGTTTGTTCGCTGACCGGCATCACTCCGGAGCTGCTCGAGACGGTCGAACTGGCGCGCAACTACGGCGCACGCATTCTAGCGATCACCCGCGCCGATTCGCCGCTGGCGCAACTGGCCGACATCGTCCTGCCGCTGCAAGGCGCAGAAACCTCGTTCATCTACAAACCGACGGCGGCGCGCTACGGCATGTTGCTCGCCATCGACGTGCTGGCGACCGAGCTGGCGCTGGCCAATCCTGAAGACAATCAAGAACGTCTGCGGCGGATCAAACTCGCCCTCGATGAATACCGTGGCGGCGACGATCACCTGCCGCTGGGAGACTGACATGCTGTACGACACCCTGATTCGCAATGCCCTGCTCATCGATGGCAGCAACATGCCCGGTTACCGCGCCGATGTTGCTATTCGCGCGGGCCGCATCGAGCGTATCGGCGACTTGCAAGATGCCACGGCGACCGAAGAAATCGACGCGGCCGGTCGTGTGCTGGCGCCGGGTTTCATCGATGTGCACACCCACGACGACACTGTGGTCATTCGCCAGCCGGAGATGTTGCCCAAACTCAGTCAAGGCGTGACCACGGTGATTGTCGGCAACTGCGGGATCAGCGCTTCGCCCGTGACACTGAAGGGCAATCCGCCGGATCCGATGAACCTGCTCGGTACAGCGGCGGCGTTTGTTTATCCACGCTTCAGTGATTATCGTGCGGCGGTGGAAGCGGCCAATACCACGTTGAACGTGGCTGCACTGATTGGCCATACGGCGCTGCGCAGCAATCATCTGGATGACCTGTTCCGCACAGCGACGCCAGAAGAAATCGCCGCGATGCGCGAGCAGTTACGCGAAAGCCTTGAGCACGGTGCGTTGGGTTTATCCACAGGTCTGGCGTACGCCAGCGCCTACAACGCCTCCACCGATGAAGTGATGCAACTGACCGAAGAACTGACGGCGTTCGGCGCGGTGTACACCACTCATTTACGCAGCGAATTCGCGCCGGTTCTGGAAGCGATGGATGAAGCGTTCAGCATCGGTCGACACTCGCGTTCACCGGTGATTATTTCCCACCTCAAATGTGCTGGCGTCGGTAATTGGGGGCGCAGTCCGCAATTGCTCGCCTCATTGGAGGAAGCAGCGAAAACTCACCCGGTCGGTTGCGATTGCTACCCGTATGCAGCGAGTTCATCGACGCTGGATTTGAAGCAAGTCACCGATGCGCATCGCATCACCATCACCTGGTCGACGCCGCACCCCGAGGTCAGCGGCCGTGACCTGATCGACATTGCCGCCGAATGGAACGTGCCACTGCTCGATGCCGCGAAATGCTTGCAACCGGCGGGTGCGGTGTATTACGGGATGGACGAGGCGGATGTCAGACGAATCCTCGCGCATCCGTTGTCGATGGTCGGTTCTGACGGACTGCCGGAAGACCCGTTCCCGCATCCGCGTCTGTGGGGCGCTTTCCCACGGGTGTTAGGACATTTCAGTCGCGACGTCGGCCTGTTTCCGCTGCACACCGCCGTGCACAAGATGACCGGGTTGTCGGCGGCGCGATTTGGGTTGAAGGAAAGAGGCGAGATTCGTGAAGGCTATTGGGCGGATCTGGTGTTGTTCAATCCGGCGACCGTGCGTGATGTCGCGGATTTCAATGATCCGCAACGGGCCGCGCAGGGGATTGATGGGGTTTGGATTAATGGCGTGTTGAGTTATCGCGACGGGCAGGCGAATGGTCGCAGGGAAGGGCGGTTTCTCGCACGCGATGGGAATTTACGCGACGGGTTTAAGTGATTCTGCTGACGTCAAAAGATCGCAGCCTTCGGCAGCTCCTACATGGGAATGCGACCTTCTGTAGGAGCTGCCGAAGGCTGCGATCTTTTGAACTGTGTCTCATAGTGGCACTGTGCAATTAAAGAAACGCCAGCCCAAGCCGAATTGCTGACATCCACCCCGTCTACACTGTGGGGCCAACCAGTCAGGGAGCACCCCATGAGCTTCGGCAAAACCACCCCGATCCTGCGGATCTTCGATGAAGCCAAGGCTGTCGAGTTTTACGTCGATTTTCTGGGTTTCAAGATCGACTGGCAGCATCGCTTCGAGGCGAATTTTCCGTTGTATCTGCAGGTGTCGCGCGGTGAATGTGTGCTGCATTTGTCCGAGCATCATGGCGATGCGTGCCCGGGTTCGGCGCTGCGTATCGAGACCGATGAGCTGGAGGCGTTTCAGCAACAGTTGGTGGCCAAGGATTACAAGTTTTCGCATCCGGGTATTCAGGCGATGCCGTGGGGGAGTCAGGACATGACCATCGTCGATCCGTTTGGTAATCGGTTGGTGTTCACCAATGCGATCAGCCTCTGAAGCGAAAAGCCCCTCACCCTAACCCTCTCCCAGAGGGAGAGGGGACTGACCGAGGTGTCTGGCGCTAGACATCGACCTGAAAGATCTGCATCGATTATGGATGGCCCTCACCCTAGCCCTCTCCCAGAGGGAGAGGGGACCGATTCGGGGATGCTTGAGAGATACACCGACCTGAACCTGCTCGGTCGAATCCATAATCGACTCGGTCATTCAGGTCGATGTCTAGCGCCAGACACCTCGGTCGGCCCCCTCTCCCTCCGGGAGAGGGCTGGGGTGAGGGGAAATGGCACACCGCAAAAAGAAGCCCGCCACCTAACCATCACAGTTGGGGTCGCGGGCTTTTTCGTTAGTCGGTCGGCACTAACCTGTCCAACACGCGATTGACGGCCATTTCCGCCACCATCACCACTTGCGCTGTGTTCCCTTTGTTGAGCGGCCACCCTTTGGCTACTAAACGAAAGGGTGGCAGCTGTACGCAGGTTAGTAGACCGGGGAACTCAGCTAAGCCGGCGCGCCGAAGCGCCCTGCGTACAGCCACCATCAAGCTCAGATACGCGAGTACCTGTGATGAATGTACGACCAGCAGAATTACCTCCGGGCTACTAAACCCGATCACTGGGAATCAGTGACGCAATCAAGTTACGCAGCATGCTCCGGGCGCACAAGCCGGCGGATTCTGGCGCAGGCGTAGGCAGTGGCGCAAGGATTTGTGGGCTGTTTCGCGTAACGCTGAGTGTCTTTAAACAACTGGGGTGCGGGATGTTTATTGCGCTCAAGTATCGAAGATTTACCTGTAGGAATTGGGTGCGGCAACTGGCGCATTCGCGAGCAGGCTCGCTCCCACAGTTGATCTCCGTTGTTCACAAAGTTGATGTTCACCGCCGACCCAATGTGGGAGCGAGCCTGCTCGCGAAGAGGCCCGAACATTCACCCCCGATGCATCTGCCGAAACTCCCCCGGCGGCATCCCTCGCCGACTCTTGAACGTGCGATGAAACGACCTCGGTTCGGTAAACCCCAGATACTGCGCAATGTCCTGAATCGGCAGCGTGCTGTTGAGCAAATAATGCTCAGCCAGTTCCTGGCGCAGATCATCGAGAATCTGCTGATACGACGTCCCCGCCTGATGCAACTGCCGCTGCAATGTGCGCACTGAAACGGCGAGCTGCTCGGCGACCTGCTCCTTGCGCGGCAAACCCTCCTTGAGCAACTGCCGCAGGATGTTCTTCACCTGCTGCTCAAGCGACGCATCCTCCAGCGTCGCCATCAATCCCAACGCATGTTCTTCCAGCGTGCGCAGCAACTGCGCATCCGCCTGACGCAACGGCAACTGCAAATACGCCAACGGCACGACCAGCGCTGAATACGGTTGATCAAACAACACCGGGCAATCGAAAAAAGCTTCGTACTGCGCCG from Pseudomonas tensinigenes harbors:
- a CDS encoding MerR family transcriptional regulator produces the protein MYIGKAAQLSGTTVKSIRHYEEIGLLPEPKREGKYRIYSQQSVEVLTFIKCAQQLGFKLKELQVILNNYRGDEFPWDMAQRAIAEKKAELVTQIGDLQQLHDGLEAFEHNLNDARQECQFERIARYGEKNPGTTLN
- a CDS encoding NAD(P)H-dependent oxidoreductase — its product is MSKRMLVILGHPSTDSFCGALSETYVQAAKDAGHEVRLLRLDALEFDPVLHEGYNKVQPLEPDLLQAQADITWAEHLTFVYPIWWGGIPALLKGFVDRIFLPGFAFKYREGKAFPDKLLKGRTAHLLVTMDTPYWYYKWIYGMPGLNQMRKTTLEFCGIKPLKTLTFGPILGSKPNQRDAWLEKARVTAAV
- a CDS encoding LysR substrate-binding domain-containing protein; translated protein: MQFDLTDLRLYLHILDTGNITAGAARSHLSLAAASARIRAMEASLGVDFLERGRRGVTPTPAGKALAQHARILLQQAERLQQDLADYAQGVKGQVRLLCNTTAITEYLPEVLADFLRDHPNLDIDLQELPSARITHALRQGAADLGIVSDAVDTHGLQTRPFRDDPLVLILPPDHALASRPSLTFGETLAHDYVALGSHSALAIHLEEQALHIGQRMSIRIRADGFEGVMRMVARGAGLAIVPKVAIERWAAVHSVTCRPLDEVWAHRTLQLCARDFDHLPGYARALFDALVP
- a CDS encoding sulfite exporter TauE/SafE family protein, whose protein sequence is MNTLTDFYQHLGLALSLLVIMTFILAGLIKGVIGLGLPTVAMGLLGLAMAPSQAAALLIIPATLTNVWQLAFGGHLKGLIKRLWPMLLMIFLGTAIGTLSIGMTGGHWVVRGLGAALLLYALSGLFLPTLSVNPRHEGWLGPACGLITGVITSATGVFVIPAVPYLQALGLNRDQLVQALGLSFTVSTLALAAGLLWRGALGGGELSASLLALIPAILGMLLGQWLRERISAVLFKRVFFVGMGALGAHLLISG
- a CDS encoding putative quinol monooxygenase codes for the protein MSERLGFILHAKTRPEQSEAFEALFRAYVEPSRAEPGCIEYHMLRDKEDPTLFIFYEIWASQAHLDVHSNLPHMKAFFEQRMDYLERDFDIRQIEMLSEASANR
- a CDS encoding NAD(P)H-dependent oxidoreductase, with protein sequence MKKVLLLNGGKKFAHSDGRYNTTLHEAALSVLDRGGVDVKTTFIDEGYDVAEEVAKFLWADVIIYQMPGWCMGAPWTVKKYLDEVFTEGHGSLYASDGRTRSDASQKYGSGGLIQGKQYMLSLTWNAPQQAFDDPTDFFEAKGVDAVYFPFHKANEFLGMTGLPTFLCVDVMKRPNIEADVARYEQHLTEVFGLKA
- a CDS encoding LysR family transcriptional regulator; this encodes MKARSDELQIFVCVIECGSISAAAEQVGQTPSAVSRTLSKLEAKLDTTLINRTTRRMDLTEEGKYFFEQAKLILDQMEQLEERLSSRQQTPSGRLRINAASPFMLHAVVPYIDEFRRLYPDIQLELNSNDLIIDLLEQSTDVAIRIGTLADSTLHARSLGCSPLLIVASPAYLEKHGAPQQVADLSEHTLLGFTQNEGLNQWPLRYVHGDRWPITPAISASSGETVRHLALEGQGIACLSHFMTIDDIRAGRLKVLLGEFNSGYRQPINAVYYRNSQLALRIQCFLDFIQSKLAAYASADFKG